The Gallus gallus isolate bGalGal1 chromosome 5, bGalGal1.mat.broiler.GRCg7b, whole genome shotgun sequence region GGGTTTGTTTATTTCCCTTAAATTGCCTGAAGTCTTGCTTTCCAATGTCCCACCACTTTCCAGAGACAATCTGTCAGAGGATCCCaacctccctccatccatccatgtgTCTCCGTAGCCCAATGTGACCATCGCTAGGGGATTCCAGGGTTGCACCCTCTCTGTTTTTAGCAGCGTGCCAACTATTCCCCGTTATCATCATGTGGATGGAGGCAAGACGTGCTGGCAGAGCCTTACCCTTTCTTGAGAGCCTGGGGACCCTGCAGCACGGGGAACAGCAGGCTCCAGGTCCTTCCTAGGCCAAGACAATGCTAGTACCATGGAGAACCTTATTCTTCGGAAACAAAGCATCTCTGATTCAGCTGTTACTCAAAACAGAAATTCATGTTTTAGTAGGGCTTTCTGCTTTAACCCATCTGAAATGTAATACCCGTTAACACAGATGTTAGCACacctttgccttttctttctcccccaaGAAGAAGAGCCCGCAGTTTAAGGTTGTAAGTCTGAGCAATTCAGTAAATGAtgcaaatacaaatgaaaattaGCCAACAAAAGAAATTCAATTGAGTTTAATAGGAGGCTATTATCATACCTCGCATTCTCTGCTGCCCTAGCACAGGTAGGAACCAACCACAGGGGACGGAACAGCTCTGTCTGCTCACATAGCGCATACATAcaaggcaaacagcagcagaaaaccCGGTTTATTTGACTGTAGTCATTAGCGCTACGCATTACAGGGTCAGTGCCGCTTCGCAGAGCGCTCCGCGTGTCCCCCCGCTCCCCAAGGAGCAGCACCGCACGGGGCCCGACAGATGTGAGCCCACCGCGGTGGGGTCTCTCCGGCCCTCGTGTCGCTCCGCCATCCCCGTTCGGCAGCCGAGCTTCCCGAATCGGGCCTACTGGCGTcagcggggggggggtgggggggactgGGCTGGGCCGCGCCGGCCGGCCGCTGGGTGCCGGCAGGCCGGGGACGCCGAAGGCCGCTCCCCACGCCCAAGCCGAGCGCGCGGCTCCACGCGGGCGCGCGCCGCCGCCCGGAGCCAACGCGCAGGGCCGGGCGcagattccccccccccacggcGCAGCCCCGCGGCCCGGCCGCGTCGACCGACAGCCCCCGCGCGCCCTTCTGGCCCGCGGCCGTCCGCTCTTGTGGGGACAGCTCCCGGCACGCGGCTCCCGGCCGGAGGAGCGGCGCGGGCCACGAGCAGCCGCCCGCCGCGCCACCGAGCCGCCTCGCGGCACGCGGCCGTGCCGTgcgcggccccgcagcccggcgGCACGCGAGGAATGCGCGCTCCcgcggcggggcccggccccGCTTCCCTTTGTCAGCGGGGGCGGCGAGCGCGGCACCGGTGACGTCATGAGAAAGTGCCGGCGCCGAGCGGCGGTCCCGGCCGCGGGCGCCCCGGGGCGGGCGGGCAGGAAGCGGATCGCGGCCCCCGGGCGGCGGGGCTCGGCGCGGCCGTTCGGCGCGCTGCCCCGTGCGGAGCCGCGATCGTTCGGACCGTCGGGGACCGCTACCCGCTCCCGGCTCCGTCCGCGCACCGCCGCGCTAGGGCGGCGGGCATGTagcggcggggcgggcccgGCCCGAGCAGACGCGCGGCGGGGGCGGAGCCGTGCCGTCGGCCGCCCGGAGAGCGGATGGGAGCCCCGCGGCGCTCGCCCTTTCGACCAGTCCCCTTTGTGTCGGCGGGACCGGGCGGCGAGATCTGCCCGGCCCGCCCGGTAACAGCCCGGCGCCGCCATTGGCTCATGCTAATGGGCGCTTCCTGCGGCCGCGCCGCCCCGAGCCGGGGGCTCCCCCGGGCCCCGCGCCAGCGCCGCTCCCTGCCGGCGGCACCGCCCGCCCCGAaccccgcgccccgccgggcGCCGCGGGATCGCGGAGCGGgagggggcgggcggcgcggaaGCGGCCCGGCGGAGCGCACGTGGGGAGAGGCGCCGGCCGGGGCGGCCTCGCGCGGTTCCTCGCCCCGaacggcgcggcgcggggccgcgagAGCGCTCGTCCGGCGGCGTCCCCGCGGGTGCGCGGCGGGCAGGCCGAGCCGCGCTCCGTAAACGTCAGCGCTCCCCGGCCGACGCGGGCTGTGAAAGCGGGAGCACGTGTCCCGCGTGCGGCCCGACGGAAGGGCGCGGGCGGCTCCACGCCCTGACAcccccgcggcccggccccgccgcgtGCGGGGAGCCGACGGCGGCCCTCGGCCGGCGTGAGGTGGAGGCGGGCGGTCAGCGGCCGGACGACGTGGCAGCCGCACCCCAGCGTGCCCCGCGGCTCCGGCGTCGCTCGCGCCGCAGATACCGCGTGGCATCGCAGCGTGGCCGCGACGGCCGCGAGGCCGCGGCGCGGCCGCCCGTAAAAGCAGCGCGGAGCCCGGGCCGTAGCTGGGCGTGCGGCTCGGGCCTCGCGGCCCGCTCCTCTCGCCGGCCCTCGCCGCGCCGTCCTCCCGTGGGCCGCGGGCTTCGTCCCGGCCCGGAGATGCTCGGAGGAGGCTCTCCGTCGGGGACGGAGCGGAGCGCTTCCAGGTAGGCGCAGCCCCACGCGGACGGCCCGGCACCCGCGTGGGCCTCCCGTGGGCTCGGCCACCATTTTGTGCTCGGCGGAGCTCCGTCTCCGAGCGGCTCCGCACGCGGGGCGGTGAGCGCGAGCTGCTCCCGCTCGGAGCCCCGCGCCCCTCGGAGGGAGAGGTGCCGGCAAAGGAAGGAGAAGCGGGACGGGGGGACCCCGACTCCTCTACAGTCGCGGCCTGCGGCGAAGTCGGTGGggctgggaaaaaaaggctaGGAAGGAGGAAATGGGAGAGCGCTGCCCCCTGGGATCGGCTCCGAGGCCTCGTGCCCGGCTCGGAGCGCGGCCCGCAGGTAGCGCCGGGCACAGCGCGCGGTGCCGCGCTCccctccccgcgccccccgTAAAACAACGCCGTGCGCTCCCCTCGCGCGGACGCCCCGTGCCTGTGTGTGGCCCGGCCCCATTCATCGCCCGGCTCCCACCGCGCGACTCTCTCCGTTTTAAAAATTATGCACGAGGCAGCGAGGAGACGATTTGGGTTTCCCCCACCTCTCCCCTGCCCTTGAAGAAAGCGAGCCCTCGGCTCATTTGCATCTGCATGAAACCCCTGCGCTCTATAAGCCGAGCAAAGGGGAAGGACTTGAAGCCTATGGGATGGCTTTAGGGCTCTGCCCCTCGCTTttggctctctctctctctctttctcattctctctcGCGCTTTGATCTCCGCTTAACAACAGTAACGTCACAGGGACTATACAGGAGAGTTTTGTTGGAAGTTAGAAAGTTTTTCAGCCTCCAGAGGGCTGTAGCggcagtagcagcagcagcatccaagGGACTCCtggaaggggaagagagagagcgAGCGAGAGACTGACTCAGTCCTTGAGGAACTGACTCGAGACGAAGGAGGCAGACATGGAAcatcagctgctgtgctgcgaGGTGGAGACCATCCGACGAGCCTACCTGGACGCCAACCTGCTCAATGACAGGGTGCTGCAGACCATGCTGAAGGCGGAGGAGACCTGCTCGCCCTCGGTGTCCTACTTCAAGTGCGTGCAGAAGGAAATCTTGCCATATATGAGGAAAATAGTCGCCACTTGGATGCTGGAGGTGTGTATGCCGCGGGGCTCCCTCCGCGCCGGCTCTGCCCTCGCCCCCCTCCCGCACGGGGCTCTGCCGCGGCACGCGGTGCGGCGGCCGCGGGACAGCGCgggcggacggacggacggacggcgcggcggccccgcgcccggcgGCGGCACCTCCGGCGGCTGCacgcggcgcggggccgggctcCGGCAGTGCCACCCGTCGGGCCGCCGTCCCCGAGCCAGGTGCGCCGGGCACGGCCGCACCGCcggcgccccgccgccgccgccgcccgccccgggccccgcagcccccgggcGCGGGGCCGTCGGGAGAGGCTGCCGGTTATTTTTCggggattttattttaaattaatatccTTGTACACGTATGCAAGCGCTGCCCGTGCCAGTATTACGCGCcatctttgttcttttattgCAAAGCAAAAGCGTTTATTAATcgggagaaaattagaaagtcCCGGGGAGAGCgccaaggggggggggggggggggcgcggcggggccggggccggggggggccggGGACCCCGCAGGGGCGGCGGGCAGGGCACGGCCGGGGGGCTCCGCGCTGCCGGGGGGAGCCGCGGGGTGAAAGTTTCTTTGTTCGGCTCGAAGAGAGCTCGGGCTGCGGTCACCCCTCAAAGGCGCGCTTGTGCCGGGCGGCGATCTGCAAGGTCGCCTGGGAAAAGCGGCTCGGAAAGGGCCTCGGCCCGCTCGGGACGCGTTTGGGGGGGCCCCCGGCGGGCGCCCCGGGAGCCGGGCTACGTTTTCGTGCCGTTTGCGAAGCGCCGGGCGCCCGCgatctatttttaattaatttttgaaaGCGCGGCGCCGCGCCTCGCTCTGGGAAACGTCGCGCCCGGCCGCGCCGCGGGCGGGAGAGGGACGCGGGGAATTCCACTTCGGGGCGCCTccccgggacccccccggcGGACCCCGGGCGCGGGGCTCGGTAAAGGACCCCCGGCGCTTCGTTTTCAGCGTTTTTCCGGAGCCCGGcggattttttaaatatttttaaatattttttgaaaagatgACGTCTGGGGAAATGCGGCTGGACGCCACCTTTGTGTCTCGAGCGGAGCGGGGATCGCGGCACCGCGGCGAACGGGGGGCAGCGGGAGGGCGGAACGGCCGAGCCCGGGGGCGGCCCggccccccccctccgcccccgccgccccctcgTTTTCCTGCGCTTTCCCGTTTCTGCGCTTTTTCGCGTCGTTCGTTCCGGGGGCCGCTGCGCCGGGCACGGCGAGCCGCTCCGCGCCGACCCCCCTTCCTCCCACGAATCGTTCGAACGCCGCGTTTCCCCCGCTCGGCCCCCGCGACTTTCATTTTCCTTCGCACCTCCGTCGTCCCCCCGTTTCCCGGCCGCGTTTCCCTCTCCCCCCGCGACGTCGCCCCGCGCGGCCCGGGGTGGGGGAGGGACGGGCCGCTCTGCGCCGATGCCGAATTTGTTGTTCAACGATCTCCGTCCTTCCCGCAGGTCTGCGAGGAGCAGAAGTGCGAAGAGGAAGTTTTCCCCTTGGCGATGAATTATTTGGACAGGTTTTTGTCGTTCGAACCCCTCAAGAAAAGCCGGTTGCAATTGCTCGGAGCTACCTGCATGTTTGTGGCTTCCAAAATGAAGGAAACGATTCCTCTGACCGCAGAAAAACTGTGCATTTACACCGACAACTCCATCAGACCCGACGAGTTACTGGTAATTGCATATTTAATCGCTTCAggccgaaaaaaaaaaaaaatccaaaaaaaccaaaaaagaaacGGCCCCCCCGCCGAACGCGCTGATGGGGAACCCCCCGCTcggggccgggcagggccgCATCCTCCCGCCCGCACACGCCTCCCGTCTCCGCGGGGCTGCGGacccccgcgccccccgccccccgccgaGGCTGCCCCGCTCGGAGCCGGCGCGACGAGGCGCGACTTGGGCGACCCCTGGCGGCCGCACTGTGCGGCGCGTCCACGGGGCTGCGGCGGGCGGCCAGGGCCGGCCCCGGGCGCGGCGACCCCCGTGGGAGGGCTCCCCAGGGCCGGGCGTGGGTGGCGGGGTCCGCGTGCACCACCGGGGCTAACCGcgctttccttccttctcttcctcttcttcccccttcctcccttttgtctttgcagcaaatggagctgctgctggtgaatAAGCTGAAATGGAATCTGGCTGCAATGACCCCCCACGATTTCATTGAACATTTCCTCACTAAAA contains the following coding sequences:
- the CCND1 gene encoding G1/S-specific cyclin-D1 isoform X1 gives rise to the protein MEHQLLCCEVETIRRAYLDANLLNDRVLQTMLKAEETCSPSVSYFKCVQKEILPYMRKIVATWMLEVCEEQKCEEEVFPLAMNYLDRFLSFEPLKKSRLQLLGATCMFVASKMKETIPLTAEKLCIYTDNSIRPDELLQMELLLVNKLKWNLAAMTPHDFIEHFLTKMPLAEDTKQIIRKHAQTFVALCATEGGLLRADVKFISNPPSMIAAGSVVAAVQGLHLGNTNTFLSYQCLTHFLSQVIKCDPDCLRACQEQIESLLESSLRQAQQHNVSSETKTVEDEADLSCTPTDVRDVNI
- the CCND1 gene encoding G1/S-specific cyclin-D1 isoform 1 (isoform 1 is encoded by transcript variant 1) → MEHQLLCCEVETIRRAYLDANLLNDRVLQTMLKAEETCSPSVSYFKCVQKEILPYMRKIVATWMLEVCEEQKCEEEVFPLAMNYLDRFLSFEPLKKSRLQLLGATCMFVASKMKETIPLTAEKLCIYTDNSIRPDELLQMELLLVNKLKWNLAAMTPHDFIEHFLTKMPLAEDTKQIIRKHAQTFVALCATDVKFISNPPSMIAAGSVVAAVQGLHLGNTNTFLSYQCLTHFLSQVIKCDPDCLRACQEQIESLLESSLRQAQQHNVSSETKTVEDEADLSCTPTDVRDVNI